From one Gimesia sp. genomic stretch:
- the mraY gene encoding phospho-N-acetylmuramoyl-pentapeptide-transferase → MIIWLLNHFSPLLEKLEVLSTGDSRVFLTARIALASLSSFLIAILLGPFAIRWLEKRFRERIDSASEKLNEIHASKNATPTMGGIFIVGAILISGLLWADLSSGYVQLGLLTASGFALLGAYDDWVKLSTKQNGLKPRQKLIVQLIFSALIGAALYHSHSTVPAGLDLIMPVTRLVFPLGILFVPWAMLVMTGSSNAVNLTDGLDGLASGCMVFAGSAFAGLTYLAGHKVMAEYLQIPYIPGAGELSILLGAAVGAVLGFLWFNCYPAQVFMGDTGSLPLGALLGFAALVIRQEALLVIAGGVFVVETLSVMLQVFWYKRTGNRILACSPLHNHFLFKGEHEMKIVVRFWICSALLAIIAVASLKIAT, encoded by the coding sequence ATGATCATTTGGTTGTTGAATCATTTTTCTCCCCTGCTGGAAAAACTGGAAGTGCTCTCCACGGGCGATTCGCGTGTGTTTCTGACTGCACGCATTGCGCTGGCCAGCCTGTCTTCATTTCTGATCGCGATTCTACTCGGCCCGTTTGCGATTCGCTGGCTGGAAAAACGTTTTCGGGAACGAATCGACAGCGCCTCGGAAAAACTCAATGAAATTCATGCTTCCAAGAATGCAACCCCGACCATGGGGGGCATTTTTATCGTGGGGGCAATTTTGATCTCCGGTCTGCTCTGGGCGGATCTTTCCAGCGGCTATGTGCAACTTGGCCTGTTGACGGCGTCGGGATTTGCGCTGCTGGGAGCTTACGATGACTGGGTGAAGCTGAGTACCAAGCAGAATGGTCTGAAGCCACGGCAGAAACTGATTGTGCAATTAATCTTTTCTGCATTGATTGGGGCTGCCTTGTATCATAGTCATTCGACGGTTCCAGCGGGCCTGGATCTGATCATGCCGGTCACTCGTCTGGTGTTTCCGCTTGGAATTCTGTTCGTTCCCTGGGCGATGCTGGTCATGACGGGCAGTTCCAATGCTGTCAACCTGACTGATGGGCTGGATGGACTGGCCAGTGGGTGTATGGTGTTTGCCGGATCTGCTTTCGCCGGCCTGACGTACCTGGCGGGACACAAAGTGATGGCAGAGTATCTGCAGATTCCCTACATTCCCGGGGCGGGTGAATTAAGTATTCTGCTGGGGGCAGCCGTAGGGGCGGTGCTAGGATTTCTCTGGTTCAACTGTTATCCAGCCCAGGTTTTCATGGGAGATACTGGTTCCCTGCCTCTGGGAGCGTTGCTCGGATTTGCAGCGCTGGTCATTCGACAGGAAGCTTTACTAGTGATTGCCGGCGGCGTTTTTGTTGTCGAGACACTGAGTGTGATGCTGCAGGTGTTCTGGTATAAGCGAACCGGGAACCGCATTCTGGCCTGTAGTCCTCTGCATAATCATTTCCTTTTCAAGGGCGAACATGAAATGAAGATTGTGGTTCGCTTCTGGATCTGTTCCGCCCTGCTGGCGATTATTGCTGTTGCCAGTCTGAAAATTGCAACCTGA
- the murF gene encoding UDP-N-acetylmuramoyl-tripeptide--D-alanyl-D-alanine ligase: MNHLSLATLSKVLLSRSNNFDSAAGTTGVSGISIDSRTVQPGDLFFAIQGQRLDGHEFVKQALERGASACVVKQQLVSENDSAQLLFVDDVNQALTRFAYWYRRQQSATVIGVTGSVGKTTTRNMIYTALAPYLKGVQSPANYNNEFGVPLSIAQLESVHQFAVLELGASQAGEIRSLAEVVSPEIGVITGIGPSHLEHFGTLQRTAEAKAELFEQLPVSGLAIVNGDDAYADFLVSRSPAPSFRIGLGEGNDLRAVAVRQEENGLTFQVDGTSFVIPVMGSHFVYPALIAIAVGKVLGLSNQELSDSLREYEPVRGRCHVELVGDWTVVDDAYNSSPVSMRAACELLSEWPTPGKRILVMGDMLELGPDSPGYHREIGKKVACSTIDRLYVCGAQAASVAAGALEEQFPAGCIVQGADVEEIQADVFSGLEPGDVVLVKGSRGMRMERLLEYLKQQVSVQSTQGEKNISCV; the protein is encoded by the coding sequence ATGAATCATCTATCTCTCGCAACACTTAGCAAGGTGCTTCTCAGCAGATCGAATAACTTCGATTCCGCTGCCGGTACAACTGGTGTCAGCGGGATTTCAATTGATTCACGCACGGTCCAACCGGGGGATCTGTTCTTTGCAATTCAGGGGCAGCGCCTTGATGGTCACGAGTTTGTAAAGCAGGCATTAGAACGAGGGGCAAGTGCCTGTGTTGTGAAACAGCAGCTCGTCTCTGAAAACGACTCGGCACAACTCTTGTTCGTGGATGATGTGAATCAGGCACTCACACGGTTTGCTTACTGGTATCGCCGGCAGCAGTCTGCAACTGTCATCGGAGTTACGGGAAGTGTTGGCAAGACAACCACCCGCAATATGATTTACACAGCCCTGGCTCCTTATCTGAAGGGGGTGCAGAGTCCTGCTAACTATAACAACGAGTTTGGTGTCCCCCTGAGTATTGCTCAGCTTGAGTCTGTGCATCAGTTCGCGGTACTGGAACTGGGGGCTTCACAGGCGGGTGAGATTCGTAGTCTGGCAGAAGTGGTGAGTCCTGAGATCGGTGTCATAACTGGAATTGGGCCTTCGCATCTGGAACATTTTGGAACACTCCAGCGAACGGCTGAAGCGAAGGCAGAACTGTTTGAGCAACTTCCTGTTTCGGGACTGGCAATTGTCAATGGTGACGATGCCTATGCGGACTTTCTGGTCTCTCGCAGCCCTGCTCCCTCATTCCGGATTGGTTTGGGAGAAGGCAATGATTTGCGAGCCGTGGCGGTTCGTCAGGAAGAAAATGGCCTGACCTTCCAGGTCGATGGAACAAGTTTTGTTATCCCGGTCATGGGCAGTCATTTTGTCTACCCTGCTCTGATCGCGATTGCCGTTGGTAAAGTGCTGGGACTGTCAAATCAGGAATTATCAGACAGCCTGCGGGAGTATGAACCAGTTCGCGGTCGCTGTCATGTCGAACTGGTTGGAGACTGGACCGTGGTGGATGACGCATACAATTCCAGTCCGGTTTCGATGCGAGCGGCATGTGAGCTGTTGAGCGAGTGGCCAACTCCCGGAAAGCGGATTCTGGTAATGGGCGATATGCTGGAGTTGGGGCCAGACTCGCCCGGTTATCATCGCGAAATTGGAAAAAAGGTCGCCTGTTCCACAATCGATCGATTGTATGTATGTGGTGCCCAGGCGGCATCCGTTGCGGCAGGAGCACTCGAAGAACAGTTCCCTGCTGGATGTATCGTGCAAGGGGCAGATGTCGAAGAGATTCAAGCGGATGTATTTTCCGGTCTAGAGCCGGGAGATGTTGTATTAGTCAAAGGTTCCCGTGGTATGCGGATGGAGCGGCTGTTGGAATATCTCAAGCAGCAGGTTTCAGTGCAGTCCACTCAGGGAGAAAAAAATATTTCATGTGTCTAA
- a CDS encoding UDP-N-acetylmuramoyl-L-alanyl-D-glutamate--2,6-diaminopimelate ligase, producing MTSLQSDSRRCQPGDLFVVIAGTRESAEKYIPEAIKNGAKAVLTGRPLTGLEVPQCIVADVRKAYAILCSELADRPSRQLDAVGITGTNGKTTVSWLVRSILQSAGYKAGLTGTVEYHDGNESRPSSLTTPDALELSQLLSAMVKNEVTHSVMEVSSHALDQSRLAGTQLAVAAVTNVTQDHFDYHQNLKNYAACKARIIQHLKPEGTLVLNFDDPVCRSMADGKQSAQKLLTYGLESEADLQVTEIQESAAGTEFEIVFGSDTVSVSTTLIGRHNVSNCLAATAVCLGLGLSLQEIVTGIQALENVPGRMEQVNCGQSCTVLIDYAHTDDALRHAILSARQVCNRRLFCVFGAGGDRDSSKRGLLGIAGSEADRVIITSDNPRSEDPFQIMKAIAAGCQSQGVTPELIEDRKAAIEYALSEAGAGDLVLIAGKGHECEQILRDRKVPFRDRLVVEQYFAEQKISDSQKVSA from the coding sequence GTGACGTCCCTGCAGTCCGACAGTCGACGCTGTCAGCCGGGAGACCTGTTTGTGGTGATTGCCGGGACCAGAGAGTCTGCCGAAAAGTATATCCCTGAGGCGATCAAAAACGGTGCTAAGGCGGTACTGACCGGTCGTCCGTTGACGGGACTGGAAGTACCTCAGTGTATTGTGGCTGACGTTCGCAAGGCATATGCGATTCTATGTTCGGAACTGGCAGACCGTCCTTCAAGGCAGTTGGATGCGGTAGGGATTACCGGGACCAATGGAAAGACAACGGTCAGTTGGCTGGTTCGGTCGATTTTACAGAGTGCCGGATACAAGGCCGGTCTCACTGGTACGGTCGAGTACCATGACGGAAATGAGTCTCGCCCTTCTTCGCTGACGACGCCCGATGCATTAGAGTTGTCGCAGTTATTATCTGCAATGGTCAAGAATGAAGTCACGCATTCAGTAATGGAAGTCTCCAGCCACGCTCTGGACCAGAGCCGGCTTGCGGGGACACAACTGGCAGTCGCAGCGGTGACGAATGTCACACAGGATCATTTTGACTATCATCAGAATTTGAAAAATTATGCAGCTTGTAAAGCACGAATCATTCAGCATCTCAAGCCTGAAGGGACGCTGGTGCTGAATTTCGATGATCCCGTTTGTCGTTCGATGGCAGACGGAAAGCAGTCGGCTCAAAAGCTGCTGACTTACGGGCTTGAGTCGGAAGCAGATCTGCAGGTGACTGAGATACAGGAATCAGCGGCTGGTACAGAATTTGAAATTGTATTCGGGTCAGATACGGTGTCAGTCAGTACAACACTCATTGGCAGACATAATGTTTCGAATTGCCTGGCGGCAACAGCTGTCTGCCTGGGGCTTGGTCTGAGCCTCCAGGAAATCGTGACCGGAATTCAGGCCCTGGAAAATGTTCCCGGTCGAATGGAACAGGTGAATTGTGGTCAGTCCTGTACCGTGCTGATTGATTATGCCCATACTGATGATGCATTGCGACATGCGATTCTCTCTGCCCGACAGGTCTGTAATCGACGTTTATTCTGTGTATTTGGGGCTGGCGGGGATCGCGACAGTTCGAAACGCGGCCTGCTGGGGATAGCGGGCAGTGAAGCAGACCGGGTGATCATCACCAGCGATAATCCGCGGAGCGAGGATCCCTTTCAGATCATGAAAGCGATTGCTGCCGGCTGTCAGTCTCAGGGAGTGACGCCGGAATTGATCGAAGATCGGAAAGCAGCGATCGAATATGCTTTGTCAGAAGCCGGGGCAGGAGATCTGGTGCTGATTGCCGGTAAAGGTCATGAATGCGAACAGATCTTACGTGACAGGAAAGTTCCCTTCCGCGATCGACTGGTTGTAGAGCAGTATTTCGCGGAGCAGAAAATTTCGGACTCTCAGAAAGTTTCCGCTTAA
- a CDS encoding DUF1559 domain-containing protein: MKLNSRLKKGFTLIELLVVIAIIAILIALLLPAVQQAREAARRSTCKNNLKQIGLAFHNYHDAHSCFPFSWFVDAANPANPKASVYNIMLLPYMDQAPLYNQWNSSYPAFDQLAAIPAVQQNLQVIKNPLPVFMCPSTPEATTHTYDLTPAGFPLTYTAARTDYCPALGVRGTYSSIAYTGHPAANSRSGMLTNVGVDPSNPSGGSNTITRIRDVIDGTSNTILLGERVGGTNIYTGTTIHSAFTSAYGSTNGGGWGDLLNGEHWYTGSLRDGTPDGPCAINCTNIRSAGFLSFHVGGAHFLLGDGAVRFISQNVDAYTLASLTTRAGGEVLGEF; encoded by the coding sequence ATGAAACTGAACTCGCGCCTCAAAAAAGGTTTTACTCTGATTGAGCTACTTGTCGTCATTGCGATTATTGCCATCTTAATAGCCCTGTTACTGCCGGCAGTCCAGCAGGCAAGAGAGGCAGCCCGTCGATCGACGTGCAAAAACAACCTCAAACAGATAGGCCTGGCGTTCCACAATTACCATGACGCACACAGCTGTTTCCCCTTTTCCTGGTTTGTAGATGCCGCCAACCCTGCAAATCCGAAAGCCAGTGTTTACAACATCATGCTTCTCCCCTACATGGATCAGGCACCACTCTACAACCAGTGGAATTCATCGTATCCTGCTTTCGATCAACTGGCCGCCATTCCTGCTGTGCAACAAAACCTGCAGGTCATCAAGAACCCACTTCCAGTCTTCATGTGTCCTTCCACACCAGAGGCCACAACCCACACCTACGACTTAACACCTGCCGGATTTCCACTTACTTACACCGCTGCCCGAACCGACTATTGCCCGGCTTTAGGAGTTCGCGGCACTTATTCCTCAATCGCCTACACCGGTCACCCGGCAGCTAACAGTCGATCCGGAATGCTGACCAATGTAGGAGTCGACCCCAGCAATCCTTCAGGGGGAAGCAACACAATCACCAGAATTCGTGATGTAATCGACGGAACATCCAATACAATCCTGCTCGGCGAACGGGTGGGAGGCACAAATATCTATACTGGCACAACCATTCATTCGGCGTTCACATCCGCCTATGGCTCAACTAATGGTGGCGGATGGGGAGACCTCCTGAATGGTGAGCACTGGTACACAGGCTCTCTCAGAGATGGTACACCCGATGGCCCCTGCGCCATCAACTGCACTAATATTAGAAGTGCAGGCTTTCTGAGCTTCCACGTTGGAGGGGCTCACTTTCTGCTGGGCGATGGCGCCGTCCGTTTCATCAGCCAGAATGTTGATGCCTACACTCTGGCATCTCTCACCACTCGTGCGGGGGGAGAAGTCCTCGGCGAATTCTAA